From one Nocardioides yefusunii genomic stretch:
- a CDS encoding MFS transporter, translating to MANSPSAAEPAAAPHASPVPSAPRARPAAPPSAPAPLFVAIVCALAAGTAMYDQTSLVVVAPTIAEALGADLSGLQWTTALFPLVAASAMPVSGLLGRRLGARTVLRAGLVLLVLGALIAASAQSLAVLLVARGVQGVGGALILPSAPTLLGGNVPDPVRRAHTVGLWMTMATSAVVWGPLFGGLLSENLGWRASFLVYVPVAALAFVLVGRLHDTQRDHTGRLDLGGLVLASATLALLSWSLITVGRGLGSLSAVAVGLAVSLVLGAAFVAVERRVESPLLDLSIFAIRPVRLILLACFAYNAVINGTALLISVHFQQTRDMDAVQGGLMMLVANIGMPLSGFVVGLMKRHLSNVAMLLLALAFLTFAYLGLGLFGDAPIWALVPSLLAIGIGCGLTYFVDTTIMLDHVQGPASAPAMAALALMRQIGTVLGIAAFASIGQLGVDVGVHERPEPIGLTAAGVVLLVVTVMTARKTLR from the coding sequence ATGGCGAACTCCCCCAGCGCCGCGGAACCCGCTGCGGCCCCCCACGCGTCCCCCGTCCCGTCTGCGCCGCGGGCCCGTCCCGCAGCTCCACCGAGCGCCCCCGCCCCGCTCTTCGTGGCGATCGTCTGCGCCCTCGCGGCCGGCACCGCGATGTACGACCAGACCTCGTTGGTGGTGGTCGCCCCGACGATCGCCGAGGCCCTGGGGGCCGACCTCAGTGGCCTGCAGTGGACCACCGCACTGTTCCCCCTCGTCGCGGCCAGCGCGATGCCGGTGAGCGGTCTGCTGGGACGACGCCTCGGCGCCCGCACGGTGCTCCGGGCCGGCCTCGTCCTGCTGGTCCTGGGTGCGCTGATCGCCGCGTCGGCCCAGTCGCTGGCGGTGCTGCTGGTCGCCCGTGGCGTCCAAGGCGTCGGTGGAGCGTTGATTCTGCCCAGCGCCCCGACCCTGCTGGGCGGCAACGTCCCCGACCCCGTTCGTCGGGCCCACACCGTCGGACTCTGGATGACGATGGCCACCTCGGCCGTCGTGTGGGGCCCGCTGTTCGGCGGCCTGCTCTCCGAGAACCTCGGCTGGCGCGCCTCATTCCTGGTCTACGTCCCGGTGGCTGCACTGGCGTTCGTCCTGGTGGGTCGGTTGCACGACACCCAACGCGACCACACCGGACGTCTCGACCTGGGTGGACTGGTGCTGGCCAGTGCGACGCTGGCCCTGCTGTCCTGGTCGCTGATCACGGTGGGTCGCGGGCTGGGGTCCCTGTCGGCGGTCGCCGTCGGCCTGGCCGTCTCGCTCGTCCTGGGCGCCGCGTTCGTGGCCGTGGAGCGACGCGTCGAGAGCCCGTTGCTGGACCTGTCGATCTTCGCGATCCGTCCCGTACGCCTGATCCTGCTGGCCTGCTTCGCCTACAACGCCGTCATCAACGGCACCGCACTGTTGATCTCCGTGCACTTCCAGCAGACCCGAGACATGGACGCCGTACAAGGTGGGCTGATGATGCTCGTGGCCAACATCGGGATGCCGCTCTCGGGCTTCGTCGTGGGCCTGATGAAGCGCCACCTCAGCAACGTGGCGATGTTGCTGCTCGCCCTGGCGTTCCTGACGTTCGCCTATCTCGGCCTGGGACTCTTCGGCGACGCACCGATCTGGGCTCTCGTCCCGTCGCTGCTCGCCATCGGCATCGGATGCGGCCTGACGTACTTCGTCGACACCACGATCATGCTCGACCACGTCCAGGGGCCTGCCTCCGCACCGGCCATGGCCGCCCTGGCCCTGATGCGTCAGATCGGCACCGTCCTGGGCATCGCGGCGTTCGCCTCGATCGGCCAGCTCGGAGTCGACGTCGGGGTGCACGAGCGCCCCGAGCCGATCGGCCTCACCGCCGCCGGGGTCGTGCTGCTGGTGGTCACGGTGATGACGGCCCGCAAGACCCTGCGGTGA
- a CDS encoding FAD-dependent oxidoreductase, which produces MSLAEASGVAGASRVVVVVGTGGGGLATALEASAGGALVHLVEKQDEMGGMLHIANGEFSGAGTRRQAAHGIEDSTERHLGEVRRISHDRIREDLAGLSVTHQGETVDWLDDLGFEFHPDCPGLIHGHEVYEVPRTYWGVEHGRSVLKVLLPLVQEQVDAGRIVLHLGTRMTQLVAQEGRVVGIEVENSDGLQVLRGDTVVLATGGYDANVALRNEFMPEHCADVIVGCLDHAQGEGLLAARELGADVTRDGIFLPVMGQIPDPARPDHAVDYRVAFVEMAPAYRTPHEIWVNSEGRRFVAEDTRSPEIRERQLIQQPGNLMHVVFDSRVLETAPVSLIRNPSDDWTPQRFAQACETSPWITAADSPAELADALGVPADALAQEIAGFNADVAAWADTGAADQFGRTTFPGTLEGPRWYAITTVASSILSRDGLVTDADLRVLRADGSVIEGLRAVGEVIGNNAFAGDNYVGGMSVTPAMTLGRLLGRSLASGQPHLADVDLTSAPSNPTGA; this is translated from the coding sequence ATGAGTCTCGCGGAGGCCTCGGGCGTCGCTGGGGCCTCCCGGGTGGTCGTCGTGGTCGGCACCGGCGGAGGTGGCCTGGCCACCGCGCTGGAGGCCTCGGCCGGCGGCGCACTCGTGCACCTCGTCGAGAAGCAGGACGAGATGGGCGGGATGCTGCACATCGCCAACGGCGAGTTCTCCGGCGCAGGCACGCGCCGTCAGGCCGCGCACGGCATCGAGGACTCCACCGAGCGTCACCTCGGTGAGGTCCGGCGGATCTCCCACGACCGCATCCGGGAGGACCTCGCCGGACTCTCCGTCACCCACCAGGGCGAGACCGTCGACTGGCTCGACGACCTCGGCTTCGAGTTCCACCCCGACTGCCCGGGTCTGATCCACGGCCACGAGGTCTACGAGGTGCCGCGCACCTACTGGGGCGTCGAACACGGCCGGTCGGTGCTCAAGGTGCTGCTGCCGCTCGTGCAGGAGCAGGTCGACGCCGGCCGCATCGTGCTGCACCTGGGCACCCGCATGACCCAGCTGGTGGCCCAGGAGGGTCGCGTCGTCGGGATCGAGGTCGAGAACTCCGACGGCCTTCAGGTGCTGCGCGGTGACACGGTCGTCCTGGCCACCGGCGGCTACGACGCCAACGTCGCGCTGCGCAACGAGTTCATGCCCGAGCACTGCGCCGACGTGATCGTGGGCTGCCTCGACCACGCCCAGGGTGAGGGACTCCTCGCCGCCCGTGAGCTCGGTGCCGACGTCACCCGCGACGGGATCTTCCTGCCCGTCATGGGCCAGATCCCCGACCCCGCGCGCCCCGACCACGCCGTCGACTACCGCGTCGCGTTCGTCGAGATGGCCCCCGCCTACCGCACCCCACACGAGATCTGGGTCAACTCCGAGGGCCGCCGTTTCGTCGCCGAGGACACCCGTTCGCCCGAGATCCGCGAACGTCAGCTGATCCAGCAGCCCGGCAACCTGATGCACGTCGTCTTCGACTCCCGCGTGCTGGAGACCGCCCCGGTCAGCCTGATCCGCAACCCCAGCGACGACTGGACCCCTCAGCGGTTCGCGCAGGCCTGTGAGACCAGCCCGTGGATCACCGCTGCCGACAGCCCCGCTGAGTTGGCCGACGCCCTCGGCGTCCCCGCCGACGCCCTGGCGCAGGAGATCGCCGGTTTCAACGCCGACGTCGCCGCGTGGGCCGACACCGGGGCGGCCGACCAATTCGGACGCACCACGTTCCCCGGCACGCTCGAGGGTCCCCGTTGGTACGCGATCACCACCGTCGCCTCCTCGATCCTGTCGCGTGACGGGCTCGTCACCGACGCCGACCTGCGGGTCCTGCGTGCCGACGGCAGCGTCATCGAAGGCCTGCGTGCCGTCGGTGAGGTGATCGGCAACAACGCCTTCGCCGGCGACAACTACGTGGGCGGGATGAGCGTCACCCCTGCCATGACGCTCGGACGGCTCCTGGGCCGCAGCCTCGCGTCCGGCCAGCCGCACCTCGCGGACGTCGACCTGACGTCTGCGCCCTCAAATCCGACGGGAGCCTGA
- a CDS encoding FAD-dependent oxidoreductase — MTTETTYDVVVVGAGTAGLPCAIHAAQNGARVLLVEKDAKIGGTLHITGGHMAAAGTRRQAEHGITDTAEAHLDDIRRISGGTAREDLITVLAHNAADTIEWLTDRDFAFASETPRIVYGHEPYTTARTYYGKDEGISLLEVLQPELDRTVAEHDLTVWTSAPVTELRTDAEGRVVGISVLRGSDEVEIDAASVVLATGGYGADPELFQEFEGAPLVSAAAKTSTGDGILLGQSIGAGLQGEGTYLPTFGGLPDPQSPGRANWNDRQRLTSERPPREIYVDVNGSRWVREDEESIDEKERALVTIPDQTFWTIFDDAALALSTGDLNQMIVGKEPDDVRAVADTRPGVHSADTLEQLAAKSGIDVAGLVATVEKYNGFVAAGADADFGREFLPAPIAQGPFYAVRNHAITLVTFQGLDIDADFAVRDEAGAPIAGLYAVGEVIGAGATCGNSFCSGMLTTPALTFGRLLGTRLGAGATAAASA, encoded by the coding sequence ATGACCACCGAGACCACCTACGACGTCGTCGTCGTGGGCGCCGGCACCGCCGGACTGCCCTGCGCCATCCACGCTGCCCAGAACGGCGCCCGCGTCCTCCTGGTCGAGAAGGACGCCAAGATCGGCGGCACACTGCACATCACCGGCGGCCACATGGCTGCCGCCGGCACCCGTCGTCAGGCCGAGCACGGCATCACCGACACCGCCGAGGCCCACCTCGACGACATCCGTCGGATCTCCGGCGGCACCGCTCGCGAGGACCTCATCACCGTCCTGGCCCACAACGCCGCCGACACCATCGAGTGGCTCACCGACCGCGACTTCGCGTTCGCCTCCGAGACCCCGCGCATCGTCTACGGCCACGAGCCCTACACGACCGCCCGCACCTACTACGGCAAGGACGAGGGCATCTCGCTCCTCGAGGTGCTCCAGCCCGAGCTGGACCGCACCGTCGCCGAGCACGACCTGACGGTGTGGACCTCTGCCCCCGTCACCGAGCTCCGCACCGACGCCGAGGGTCGCGTGGTGGGCATCAGCGTCCTGCGTGGTTCCGACGAGGTCGAGATCGACGCAGCTTCGGTGGTCCTGGCCACCGGTGGCTACGGCGCTGACCCGGAGCTGTTCCAGGAGTTCGAGGGCGCTCCGCTGGTCTCGGCCGCGGCGAAGACCTCCACCGGCGACGGCATCCTGCTGGGCCAGTCCATCGGTGCCGGTCTCCAGGGTGAGGGCACCTACCTGCCCACCTTCGGTGGCCTGCCGGACCCGCAGTCGCCCGGTCGCGCGAACTGGAACGACCGCCAGCGCCTCACCTCCGAGCGTCCCCCGCGCGAGATCTACGTCGACGTCAACGGCTCGCGGTGGGTGCGTGAGGACGAGGAGTCGATCGACGAGAAGGAGCGCGCCCTGGTCACCATCCCCGACCAGACGTTCTGGACGATCTTCGACGACGCCGCCCTGGCCCTGTCGACGGGAGACCTCAACCAGATGATCGTCGGCAAGGAGCCCGACGACGTCCGCGCGGTGGCCGACACCCGACCCGGCGTGCACTCCGCGGACACGCTCGAGCAGCTGGCTGCCAAGTCCGGCATCGACGTCGCCGGACTGGTCGCGACCGTGGAGAAGTACAACGGCTTCGTGGCGGCCGGCGCCGACGCCGACTTCGGGCGCGAGTTCCTGCCGGCGCCGATCGCGCAGGGCCCGTTCTACGCGGTCCGCAACCACGCGATCACCCTGGTGACGTTCCAGGGCCTCGACATCGACGCCGACTTCGCCGTCCGGGACGAGGCCGGCGCTCCGATCGCGGGGCTGTACGCGGTCGGCGAGGTGATCGGTGCCGGTGCCACCTGCGGCAACTCGTTCTGCTCGGGCATGCTGACCACTCCCGCGCTGACCTTCGGTCGTCTGCTCGGCACCCGCCTCGGAGCCGGTGCGACGGCCGCCGCGTCCGCCTGA
- a CDS encoding IclR family transcriptional regulator has product MAGKPETSGGATIATVERAMDVLLHIATTKGPDFGITELAEDLSMSKAAVHRVLASLRGRGLVDVDERTRRYSLGVGALRLGLAYLDRIDVRRLGRPALERLSQRTNETATLSVLLGHSERIYVDQVTPEREVIMSVTMGEPYPLHAGASGRAFLSFLDPVHREDYLSHVALQALTDLTVTDRDALRVSVDEVRQQGWATSAGERKSGAASVAAPVLGHDGRPIAVVSVCGPADRIASSLDRCREELLDTTRTMSRQFGWDGRSA; this is encoded by the coding sequence ATGGCAGGCAAGCCCGAGACGAGCGGCGGTGCGACCATTGCGACCGTCGAACGCGCGATGGACGTGTTGCTGCACATCGCCACCACCAAGGGGCCCGACTTCGGCATCACCGAGCTCGCCGAGGACCTCTCGATGTCCAAGGCCGCCGTGCACCGCGTCCTCGCCTCGTTGCGCGGGCGTGGTCTGGTGGACGTCGACGAGCGCACCCGTCGTTACTCCCTCGGTGTCGGCGCCCTTCGCCTCGGTCTCGCCTACCTGGACCGGATCGACGTGCGTCGTCTGGGGCGTCCTGCGTTGGAGAGGCTCTCGCAGCGCACCAACGAGACCGCGACGCTGTCGGTCCTGCTCGGACACTCCGAGCGCATCTACGTCGACCAGGTGACGCCCGAGCGCGAGGTCATCATGTCGGTGACCATGGGGGAGCCGTACCCGTTGCACGCCGGTGCCTCGGGACGCGCGTTCCTGTCGTTCCTCGATCCGGTGCATCGCGAGGACTACCTCAGCCACGTCGCGCTCCAGGCGCTCACCGACCTCACCGTCACCGACCGGGACGCCCTGCGTGTCAGTGTCGACGAGGTCCGCCAGCAGGGCTGGGCCACCTCGGCGGGGGAGCGGAAGTCGGGCGCCGCGTCGGTGGCCGCCCCGGTGCTGGGGCACGACGGCCGGCCGATCGCGGTGGTCAGTGTGTGCGGTCCGGCCGACCGGATCGCGTCCTCCCTGGACCGCTGTCGTGAAGAACTGCTGGACACCACGCGCACCATGTCGCGTCAGTTCGGATGGGACGGCCGTTCCGCCTGA
- a CDS encoding ABC transporter permease: protein MLKMTVSRLLSAIPVLLLVSIVAFTLLRLAPGDPALLSVGLEAPPEALAKARADMHLDDSILVQYWTWLTDMLRGDLGTSYSDKAPVTEAISDRLGVTMQLALMALALIVVIGIPLGVVSALRANGFVDQVIRVVSLAGISVPNFVIGLFLVLAFGWWFPGVLPYQGFVPLDESVSESLKSTLLPAIALAAPQIGLVARLTRSSMLEVLNQEYVSAARAMGVSERVIIWKDTLRNALLPVVTVLGVQTGFLLGGSVVVESVFGIPGLGRLLVESFAIRDYPITIGVMMFVAVVFVFVNIVVDLLYGVINPRIRVGYASGKE from the coding sequence ATGCTGAAGATGACCGTGTCCCGGTTGCTCAGCGCGATCCCCGTGCTGCTCCTGGTCTCGATCGTGGCCTTCACGCTGCTGCGCCTCGCCCCCGGCGACCCCGCGCTGCTGTCCGTGGGCCTCGAGGCGCCGCCGGAGGCCTTGGCCAAGGCTCGCGCCGACATGCACCTGGACGACTCGATCCTGGTCCAGTACTGGACCTGGCTGACCGACATGCTCCGTGGAGACCTCGGCACCAGCTACTCCGACAAGGCTCCGGTGACCGAGGCCATCAGCGACCGCCTCGGCGTCACGATGCAACTCGCGCTCATGGCCCTGGCCCTGATCGTCGTCATCGGCATCCCGCTCGGCGTCGTCTCCGCGCTGCGGGCCAACGGCTTCGTCGACCAGGTGATCCGCGTGGTCTCCCTGGCCGGCATCTCGGTGCCCAACTTCGTCATCGGCCTGTTCCTGGTCCTGGCCTTCGGCTGGTGGTTCCCCGGGGTCCTGCCGTACCAGGGCTTCGTGCCGCTGGACGAGTCGGTCAGCGAGAGCCTGAAGTCGACGCTGCTCCCGGCGATCGCACTGGCCGCCCCGCAGATCGGCCTGGTGGCCCGTCTGACCCGTTCCTCGATGCTCGAGGTGCTCAACCAGGAGTACGTCTCGGCCGCGCGTGCCATGGGCGTCTCCGAGCGCGTCATCATCTGGAAGGACACCCTGCGCAATGCACTGCTGCCGGTCGTCACCGTGCTCGGCGTGCAGACCGGCTTCCTCCTGGGCGGCTCCGTCGTCGTCGAGAGCGTCTTCGGCATTCCCGGTCTGGGGCGCCTGCTCGTGGAGTCGTTCGCCATCCGCGACTACCCGATCACCATCGGCGTGATGATGTTCGTGGCCGTCGTCTTCGTGTTCGTGAACATCGTCGTCGACCTCCTCTACGGAGTCATCAACCCCCGCATCCGGGTCGGCTACGCCAGTGGAAAGGAATGA
- a CDS encoding ABC transporter permease has product MSSTTPTPSPTPSPTATSSSSSTHVATAPAIPTPVDEVGLLRRLASRKLSLVCMIGVALFLLLAVFGPMLAPYDYTELGDESLAAPSAEHWMGTDSVGRDVFSRFLHGSRISILVGFIAVVFALVIGSLLGMLAGMKSGKWRDSVIMRLMDVILAFPLLVLVPVITGILGQRDISVGPLRIGPSVLVAMAIGIVLIPVFARIARASVLAEMREEYVTAVKSFGGRNSDILFRNLLPNISAPLVVQGAFGLAMAVGVEASVSFLGLGVQPPGASWGTLLADARQYVTLGAWWLVLFPSIAIALFVLVFNLLGDQLRDELDPRAKSTKKKSATKKGDEK; this is encoded by the coding sequence ATGAGCTCCACCACCCCCACCCCCAGCCCCACCCCCAGCCCCACCGCCACCTCCAGCTCCAGCTCCACCCACGTCGCCACCGCCCCGGCGATCCCCACCCCCGTGGACGAGGTCGGACTGCTCCGTCGCCTGGCCTCGCGCAAGCTGTCGCTGGTCTGCATGATCGGTGTGGCCCTGTTCCTGCTGCTCGCCGTGTTCGGCCCGATGTTGGCGCCCTACGACTACACCGAGCTCGGTGACGAGTCCCTGGCCGCACCCAGTGCGGAGCACTGGATGGGCACCGACTCCGTGGGTCGCGACGTCTTCTCGCGCTTCCTCCACGGTTCGCGGATCTCGATCCTGGTCGGCTTCATCGCCGTCGTCTTCGCCCTCGTCATCGGCTCCCTGCTCGGCATGCTCGCCGGCATGAAGTCGGGCAAGTGGCGCGACTCCGTGATCATGCGACTCATGGACGTCATCCTGGCGTTCCCGCTGCTCGTCCTCGTCCCGGTCATCACCGGCATCCTCGGCCAGCGCGACATCTCGGTCGGCCCGCTCCGGATCGGCCCGTCGGTGCTCGTCGCGATGGCCATCGGCATCGTCCTGATCCCGGTCTTCGCCCGTATTGCACGCGCCTCGGTGCTCGCCGAGATGCGCGAGGAGTACGTGACGGCCGTGAAGTCCTTCGGCGGTCGCAACTCCGACATCCTCTTCCGCAACCTGCTGCCCAACATCTCCGCGCCCCTCGTCGTCCAAGGTGCGTTCGGTCTGGCGATGGCCGTCGGCGTCGAGGCCTCGGTGTCCTTCCTCGGCCTCGGTGTCCAGCCGCCCGGCGCGTCCTGGGGAACCCTGCTGGCCGACGCCCGTCAGTACGTGACGCTCGGCGCCTGGTGGCTCGTGCTGTTCCCGTCGATCGCGATCGCGTTGTTCGTCCTCGTCTTCAACCTGCTGGGCGACCAGCTGCGTGACGAGCTGGATCCGCGCGCCAAGTCGACCAAGAAGAAGTCCGCCACGAAGAAGGGCGACGAGAAGTGA
- a CDS encoding ABC transporter ATP-binding protein, whose product MTTPTPTTSGAAGADEVLRVTNLQTTYQFRGEPVPAVKRFALSVKPGEIVGLVGESGSGKSTALKSILGMLRPPAKVEADEILLAGRDLRQLDEEELRKVRGGEMAMIFQDPINSFNPSWTIGSQFRRVLSLHRPDLQPKEYDAEILRLLKSVGIDGRGKLKAYPFQFSQGQLQRIMIAVACASNDLKVLLADEPTTSLDVTIEAQVLELLRTLRTERNLAMVLVTHDLSVVAEMCDKVVVMYAGQVVEVADVYDLFEKPQHPYTKQLLQAIPGFPHDGERLYSMRGAVPPLTSDIKGCWFADRCDNKLGAICDTTMPELFQIGTAGAAASCHRVAPGAAQLEGSQA is encoded by the coding sequence GTGACCACTCCCACCCCCACCACCTCCGGTGCCGCCGGAGCCGACGAGGTCCTGCGCGTCACCAACCTGCAGACCACCTACCAGTTCCGTGGCGAGCCGGTCCCGGCCGTCAAGCGGTTCGCGCTGAGCGTCAAGCCCGGTGAGATCGTCGGTCTGGTCGGCGAGTCCGGCTCGGGCAAGTCCACCGCGCTGAAGTCGATCCTCGGCATGCTCCGTCCTCCGGCGAAGGTCGAGGCCGACGAGATCCTCCTGGCCGGACGCGACCTGCGTCAGCTCGACGAGGAGGAGCTCCGCAAGGTCCGCGGCGGCGAGATGGCGATGATCTTCCAGGACCCGATCAACTCGTTCAACCCGTCCTGGACGATCGGCAGCCAGTTCCGTCGTGTGCTCTCCCTGCACCGTCCCGACCTGCAGCCCAAGGAGTACGACGCCGAGATCCTGCGTCTGCTCAAGAGCGTCGGCATCGACGGTCGAGGCAAGCTCAAGGCCTACCCGTTCCAGTTCTCCCAGGGTCAGCTGCAGCGCATCATGATCGCGGTCGCCTGTGCCAGCAACGACCTCAAGGTGTTGCTCGCCGACGAGCCCACCACCAGCCTCGACGTCACCATCGAGGCCCAGGTGCTCGAACTGCTTCGCACCCTGCGTACCGAGCGCAACCTCGCGATGGTGCTGGTCACCCACGACCTCTCGGTCGTGGCGGAGATGTGCGACAAGGTCGTCGTCATGTACGCCGGCCAGGTCGTGGAGGTCGCGGACGTCTACGACCTCTTCGAGAAGCCGCAGCACCCGTACACGAAGCAGTTGTTGCAGGCGATCCCCGGATTCCCGCACGACGGCGAGCGTCTGTACTCGATGCGGGGCGCGGTGCCGCCGCTGACCTCCGACATCAAGGGTTGCTGGTTCGCGGACCGCTGCGACAACAAGCTCGGCGCGATCTGCGACACCACCATGCCCGAGCTGTTCCAGATCGGCACCGCCGGTGCCGCCGCCTCCTGCCACCGCGTCGCCCCCGGCGCGGCACAGCTCGAAGGGAGCCAGGCATGA
- a CDS encoding ABC transporter ATP-binding protein, which produces MTDTNVEPLIRVRDLKTHFPVGGGFLSKMRGTQQTVHALDGVSFDILPKQTLAVIGESGSGKSTTGRSILRLEEPTSGTVEFRGRDIVSLSAEELRQERKHMQMVFQNPYSSVNKRNRLVDIIGEPLRVHGVGDKAQRDAKAAELLDLVGLNPTFLHRYPHEVSGGQLQRVGIARALATGPEFLVADEPTASLDVSVRAQVMNLLKDLKEDLGLSLMFISHDLAVVSYIADQIAVMYLGRIVEIGTKHQLESNPQHPYTKALFGAAPKPDPRQRKEHSAPLGEVPNAIKRPSGCFYSPRCPVATAECFETYPTLETKTAGQQVACHLVTPADGATVLGITPV; this is translated from the coding sequence ATGACCGACACCAACGTCGAGCCCCTGATCCGGGTCCGCGACCTCAAGACCCACTTCCCGGTGGGTGGCGGCTTCCTGTCCAAGATGCGCGGGACCCAGCAGACCGTGCATGCCCTCGACGGCGTCAGCTTCGACATCCTGCCCAAGCAGACCCTCGCCGTCATCGGTGAGTCCGGTTCGGGCAAGTCGACCACCGGCCGTTCGATCCTGCGTCTCGAGGAGCCCACGTCGGGCACCGTCGAGTTCCGTGGCCGCGACATCGTGTCGCTCTCCGCGGAGGAGCTGCGCCAGGAGCGCAAGCACATGCAGATGGTCTTCCAGAACCCCTACTCCTCGGTCAACAAGCGCAACCGCCTGGTCGACATCATCGGTGAGCCGCTGCGGGTGCACGGGGTCGGTGACAAGGCCCAGCGCGACGCCAAGGCGGCCGAACTGCTGGACCTGGTGGGCCTCAACCCCACCTTCCTGCACCGCTACCCGCACGAGGTCTCGGGTGGTCAGCTGCAGCGTGTCGGCATCGCCCGCGCGTTGGCGACCGGTCCGGAGTTCCTCGTGGCCGACGAGCCGACCGCGTCCCTGGACGTCTCGGTGCGTGCCCAGGTGATGAACCTGCTCAAGGACCTCAAGGAGGACCTGGGGCTGTCGCTGATGTTCATCAGCCACGACCTCGCGGTGGTCTCCTACATCGCCGACCAGATCGCGGTGATGTACCTGGGCCGCATCGTCGAGATCGGTACCAAGCACCAGTTGGAGTCGAACCCGCAGCACCCCTACACGAAGGCGCTCTTCGGTGCGGCCCCCAAGCCGGACCCGCGTCAGCGCAAGGAGCACTCGGCTCCGCTGGGGGAGGTGCCCAACGCGATCAAGCGTCCCTCGGGCTGCTTCTACTCGCCGCGCTGCCCGGTCGCGACCGCGGAGTGCTTCGAGACCTACCCGACGCTGGAGACCAAGACCGCCGGGCAGCAGGTGGCGTGCCACCTGGTGACTCCGGCCGACGGCGCGACCGTCCTGGGCATCACGCCCGTCTGA
- a CDS encoding DUF2975 domain-containing protein, giving the protein MTADDGTYVNRADVRPVAVHWGGEMELASGGGWSPWVAFTLGVQVAGLALASAFLFLLHRVLSAAASGDVFSPRAVARVRGMGWLLIAGGVLGFLEWALGTPSKLDYGSSQFGPAADLSAPGPQSIDLTLFAVGALVLLLAQVFRHGHEVESERRMTI; this is encoded by the coding sequence GTGACGGCCGATGACGGGACGTACGTCAATCGGGCCGACGTCCGACCGGTCGCGGTCCACTGGGGTGGGGAGATGGAACTCGCCAGCGGAGGCGGCTGGAGTCCGTGGGTGGCGTTCACGCTCGGGGTGCAGGTGGCCGGCCTGGCGCTGGCGAGCGCCTTCCTCTTCCTGCTGCACCGGGTGCTGAGTGCTGCGGCGTCCGGTGACGTCTTCAGCCCGCGCGCGGTCGCTCGCGTGCGTGGCATGGGGTGGCTGCTCATCGCCGGGGGAGTGCTCGGTTTCCTCGAGTGGGCGCTCGGAACTCCGAGCAAGCTCGACTACGGATCGAGCCAGTTCGGCCCGGCAGCCGACCTGAGCGCCCCCGGGCCGCAGTCGATCGACCTGACGCTGTTCGCCGTCGGTGCGCTGGTGCTGCTGCTCGCCCAGGTCTTCCGGCACGGCCACGAGGTCGAGTCCGAGCGGAGGATGACCATCTGA